The following are from one region of the Nicotiana tomentosiformis chromosome 7, ASM39032v3, whole genome shotgun sequence genome:
- the LOC104117449 gene encoding probable glutathione S-transferase, with protein sequence MAEVKLLGLWYSPFSHRVEWALKIKGVEYEFIEEDLQNKSPLLLQSNPVHQKIPVLIHNGKPIAESMVILEYIDETFKGPSILPKDPYDRAIARFWAKFLDDKVAAVVNTFLRRGEEQEKGKEEVYEMLKVLDNELKDKKFFVGDEFGFADIAANFVAFWLGVFEEASGVVLVTSEKFPNFSKWRDEYINCSQVKDSLPLRYKLLAFFRARSQAAAAASASAPK encoded by the exons ATGGCAGAAGTGAAGTTGCTTGGTCTTTGGTATAGCCCTTTTAGTCACAGAGTAGAGTGGGCTCTGAAGATTAAGGGCGTGGAatatgaatttatagaagaagaTCTACAAAACAAGAGCCCTCTGCTTCTTCAATCCAATCCTGTTCACCAAAAAATCCCAGTGCTAATTCACAATGGGAAGCCAATAGCTGAGTCTATGGTAATTCTTGAATACATTGATGAGACTTTTAAAGGCCCTTCCATCTTGCCTAAAGACCCTTATGACCGTGCTATAGCTCGTTTCTGGGCTAAGTTCCTTGACGATAAG GTGGCAGCAGTGGTGAATACTTTCCTTCGCAGAGGAGAGGAGCAAGAGAAAGGTAAAGAGGAAGTTTATGAGATGCTGAAAGTTCTTGACAATGAGCTCAAGGATAAGAAGTTCTTTGTGGGTGACGAATTTGGGTTTGCTGATATTGCTGCAAATTTTGTGGCATTTTGGCTAGGAGTTTTTGAAGAAGCCTCTGGAGTTGTTTTAGTGACAAGtgaaaaatttccaaatttttccAAGTGGAGAGATGAGTACATTAACTGCAGCCAAGTCAAGGATTCTCTACCTCTAAGATATAAGTTGCTTGCTTTTTTTCGAGCTCGTTCTCAAGCTGCTGCTGCAGCTTCTGCGTCCGCTCCCAAATGA
- the LOC104117450 gene encoding uncharacterized protein: MEIYAKSYDVKVWRVIKKGNYPLPPATQPPTDPKDIDEYIDEQMDVVQVNAKDQNLLYNAISGEEYEKISNCDTAKEMWGKLEVTYEGTNKVKETRINMLVHDYELFQMKEGESIEKMFARFSKIIGDLKAFGKTYSSGDQVRKILRSLPSIWKIKVVALESQDLNKLSYDELQGDLIAFEKTHLKKTNREEKKKIIAFKAITEGPDDDIDDDPEALEEEIAMVSRNMNGLMRRYGHVQAECPKLKRKASKGFNNNKYFGSWSDEDSSKHEEIANMYFMIIIENDTNKYSGCLTYEDISDDESKESTENCFMARGETSEVRSYSCDRCNELQDMLDLTLKESQKMLNELKRLSREKKNWELKLEVCEIERDALQDEEYHRKSRNKKWYLDSACSSHMTGDKNLFKEVTKINGGSIKFGDDSKGKIVGTGTVPFNNSIAWMPGAVPHLDTWVRSLVSMSTYAKRTWCELSKGQWEARTHGLGKDAAISGDE; this comes from the exons ATGGAAATCTATGCAAAATCCTATGACGTCAAAGTATGGCGTGTCATAAAAAAAGGAAACTATCCATTGCCTCCAGCAACTCAACCTCCCACTGATCCTAAAGATATAGACGAATACATAGACGAGCAAATGGATGTCGTTCAAGTTAATGCTAAGGATCAAAATTTGCTCTATAATGCTATAAGTGGAGAAGAGTACGAGAAAATTTCAAACTGTGATACTGCCAAAGAAATGTGGGGTAAATTAGAAGTTACTTATGAAGGAAccaacaaagtgaaagaaacaCGGATAAACATGTTGGTTCATGACTATGAACTCTTCCAGATGAAAGAAGGAGAATCCATTGAGAAAATGTTTGCAAGATTTAGTAAAATCATTGGTGATCTGAAAGCCTTTGGAAAGACCTACTCAAGTGGTGATCAAGTTCGAAAAATCCTGAGGAGTTTGCCTTCTATATGGAAAATAAAAGTAGTTGCCCTCGAATCCCAAGATCTAAACAAACTTTCATATGATGAATTACAAGGAGATCTTATAGCATTCGAGAAAACCCATCTCAAGAAAACAAATcgggaagaaaagaagaaaataattgcCTTCAAAGCTATAACTGAAGGACCTGATGATGATATTGATGACGATCCAGAAGCTCTTGAGGAAGAAATTGCCATGGTATCAAGGAACATGAATGGATTAATGAGAAG GTACGGGCATGTACAAGCTGAATGTCCTAAACTTAAAAGAAAAGCCTCCAAAGGATTCAACAATAACAAATATTTCGGAAGCTGGAGTGATGAAGACAGCTCAAAACATGAAGAAATAGCAAATATGTACTTCATgataattatagaaaatgataCGAACAAATACTCTGGATGCTTGACTTATGAAGACATATCAGATGATGAAAGCAAAGAAAGTACTGAAAATTGTTTCATGGCACGTGGCGAAACAAGCGAGGTAAGATCTTATAGCTGTGATAGATGTAATGAATTGCAAGATATGCTTGATCTCACCCTAAAGGAGTCACAAAAGATGTTGAATGAATTGAAAAGACTCAGTAGGGAAAAGAAGAACTGGGAACTCAAACTTGAAGTATGTGAAATCGAAAGGGATGCACTTCAAGATGAG GAATACCACAGAAAGAGCCGCAATAAAAAATGGTACTTAGATAGTGCGTGTTCCAGTCACATGACAGGTGACAAAAACCTGTTCAAAGAAGTTACTAAGATAAATGGAGGAAGTATTAAATTTGGTGATGATTCAAAGGGAAAGATAGTTGGCACCGGCACAGTTCCATTCAataact CCAttgcttggatgccgggtgcGGTTCCCCATCTCGATACCTGGGTCAGGAGTCTGGTTTCGATGTCGACATATGCCAAGCGCACGTGGTGCGAATTGTCAAAGGGCCagtgggaggctcgtactcatg GTCTCGGAAAAGATGCGGCCATATCAGGTGATGAATAA